Proteins encoded by one window of Portunus trituberculatus isolate SZX2019 chromosome 27, ASM1759143v1, whole genome shotgun sequence:
- the LOC123509388 gene encoding fumarylacetoacetase-like — MKSFVEVSPDSHFPIQNLPYGVFSTTDNATHRLGVAIGDLILDLSVIAHLFTGPLLKNQQQVFKESTLNSFMGLSPAAWSEARTTIQTLLAHDQPTLRDDCQLRAKALVPQAGAMMYLPAHIGDYTDFYSSLDHATNVGTMFRGKENALMPNWKYLPVGYHGRASSVVVSGTPIHRPNGQTRPKDDEPPVFGPCRLMDFELEMAFFVGGGNTLGTPISVKEAHNHIFGMVVMNDWSARDIQKWEYVPLGPFLAKNLGTTISPWVVTMDALKPFLVDNYTQDPKPFPYLVHDEKYNFNINLEVGIKSAGSKQAGTVCRSNFRYMYWTMKQQLAHHTVTGCNMRPGDLLASGTISGPTEDSFGSMLELSWRGSKTVDIGNGETRKFLQDGDEVVMTGYCQGEGYKVGFGPCTGKVLPAISIN, encoded by the exons GCAACTCATCGTCTTGGTGTGGCTATTGGCGACCTGATCCTGGACCTGTCCGTCATCGCTCATCTCTTCACTGGGCCGCTACTCAAGAACCAGCAGCAGGTGTTCAAGGAG TCCACCTTGAACAGCTTCATGGGCCTGAGTCCCGCTGCCTGGAGTGAGGCTCGCACCACCATCCAGACACTGCTGGCCCATGACCAGCCTACGTTGAGGGATGACTGTCAGCTGAGAGCTAA GGCATTGGTGCCTCAGGCTGGAGCAATGATGTATCTCCCAGCTCACATTGGTGACTACACAGACTTTTACTCCTCGCTGGATCATGCCACCAATGTTGGGACCATGTTCAGGGGGAAGGAGAATGCACTCATGCCAAACTG GAAGTACCTGCCAGTTGGCTACCATGGGCGAGCCTCCAGCGTGGTTGTGTCTGGCACTCCCATTCACCGGCCTAATGGTCAGACAAGACCCAAGGATGATGAGCCACCTGTGTTTGGCCCGTGTCGCCTGATGGACTTTGAGTTGGAGATGGCATTCTTTGTAGGGGGTGGCAATACACTGGGAACGCCCATCAGTGTGAAAGAAGCCCATAATCACATCTTTGGCATGGTGGTTATGAATGACTGGAGTG CTCGTGACATCCAGAAGTGGGAGTACGTTCCACTGGGCCCCTTCCTGGCCAAGAACCTTGGCACCACCATCTCCCCGTGGGTTGTGACCATGGATGCACTCAAGCCATTCCTGGTGGACAACTACACACAGGATCCCAAGCCATTCCCCTACCTGGTTCATGACGAGAAGTACAATTTCAACATCAACCTGGAAGTTGGTATCAAAA GTGCAGGGAGTAAGCAAGCCGGGACAGTGTGTCGCAGCAACTTCCGTTACATGTACTGGACCATGAAACAGCAGCTTGCCCATCATACTGTCACTGGATGCAACATGCGTCCAGGAGACCTTCTGGCGTCAGGCACCATATCGGGACCT ACTGAAGATTCCTTTGGCTCAATGCTGGAGTTGTCTTGGAGAGGCAGCAAGACGGTCGACATTGGCAATGGAGAGACACGGAAGTTCCTTCAAGATGGTGATGAAGTTGTCATGACTGGATACTGCCAGGGAGAGGGATACAAGGTTGGCTTTGGACCCTGCACTGGGAAGGTTCTCCCTGCTATCTCCATTAATTAA